The Candidatus Nitrosopumilus sp. SW genomic sequence TTGATGATTTCCTAAATGAAATTAATCTGCAAACTTCAGGTAAACCATTTACTGGATTAAATCAATCGTCACATCTCTCAAAAAGACCTCAACTAATGGTGTAGATTATGAGTTTCCTTGAATTATACATGAACAAAAATCCCCTGATCACTGCGTCTGATGATGATTCAGAACCTGTAGCAACTGTATTTGGTATTCCATTTGATGCAACTCATTCATACAAACCTGGTTGCAGATTTGGCCCTGATGCCATTCGTGACTCTTTTAACAATATTGAAATCTTTCACCCTGAACTCTCTGTAGATCTAGAGACAGTCAATATTGAAGACTTGGGAAATACCCGTCATACTGTTGTAGCCTCTGAGATGATTGATATGGTAAAAAAAGTGACAACTGAACTTGTTGCAAAAAAAAGACAGTTGTTTATTTTGGGTGGAGAGCACTCCATTACTTATGGAACATACACTAGTTTTCCAAAAGAAACAGGATATGTCGTCTTTGATGCACATTATGATTTAAGAGATGAATTTGCTGATATCCGACTAAGCCATGCATCCTATCTTAGACGTATAGTTGAAGAACGTGGTTCTGAAAATATTTTGCATGTTGGAGCACGTGCATTTGTAAAAGAAGAATTAGAGTTTTTGACAGAACAAAAAATCAAAATCATCTCAGATAAGGATATTCGAGATGGTAAAGGTCCTCAATTACTCAAAGATCATGTTTCAACTTTTGATACTGTATATTCTAGTTTTGATCTTGATGTGCTTGATCCTGCATTTGCACCTGGTGTTGGAAATCCTGAAGCTGCAGGAATCACTTCT encodes the following:
- the speB gene encoding agmatinase, which produces MSFLELYMNKNPLITASDDDSEPVATVFGIPFDATHSYKPGCRFGPDAIRDSFNNIEIFHPELSVDLETVNIEDLGNTRHTVVASEMIDMVKKVTTELVAKKRQLFILGGEHSITYGTYTSFPKETGYVVFDAHYDLRDEFADIRLSHASYLRRIVEERGSENILHVGARAFVKEELEFLTEQKIKIISDKDIRDGKGPQLLKDHVSTFDTVYSSFDLDVLDPAFAPGVGNPEAAGITSRELFDMIYSLQETKVIGADIVELNPYHDNGATASLAAKIMSTLIAINLSQNQ